DNA from Kitasatospora herbaricolor:
CCGAGTAGATGCCCTCGGACTGCTTGTTGATCTCGTAGGCCAGACGGCGACGGCCCCAGGTGTCGATCTTCTCGACGTTGCCGCCACCGGTGCGGACGACGTTGAGGAAGTTCTCGATCAGGGGGGAGACAGCGCGCTCCTCGACCGACGGGTCGAGGATGACCATCAGCTCGTAGTGACGCATGGGTAACCCACCTCCTTTGGACTCAACGGCCACGGTCTCTCCGTGGCAGGAGGGTTGTGCAGCGTCGGCACCGGAGCAGTGACGACACGGCCACCGTAGCGGCCGGGTCCGACAATGCGACCCGCCGTTCCCGCAAGAGGGCACGAGGGGGCACAACTACACCAGTGCAGACCGCACAGCCTACCCGCACCCGGTCGGGCGAACAAAATGCATAGGGGTTGTGATCCATGCCCCAACCACCGCAATCTGGACGGAAGGCCGCGACGGCTGCGACCGCCTGCTCGTTCGTCTCCTCCTCAGGAGGTGGGACTCATGGCACAGACCATGCACCGGTTCCCCGCGCTCACCCTCAACACCGACGGCCACCGGCATCCACGCGAGAACACCCTGGTGGGCATCACCGCCCTCCTCGGGGTCCTGGCCTTCACGACCTCGTTCTTCCACGGCCTGCACATGCTGAGTTCCTGGACCGGGATCATCGGCGTCGTCACCGGCATGTACGGGCAGTTCATCTCCGTCACCACCGCCGAACGGTTCGTGCTGGTCGTCGCGACCGGCATGTCCGCGTGGGGCTTCTACCTGGGCATCGCCCACGGCGGATTCTGGTGAGCCCCGCGCGCTGACGCGCCCACGAGATCCGCCGCCGGCGGAACCCCAGGCGCCCCCGTCTCGTACCTATCGGAGGACAGGTGACCGGACGGGGGCGTCGCACTGCCCGCGCCCGAAGCGGTCCGGGATCCGGACGATAGGGTCACTGCCAGACCCTGGGCAGCACAGCCCGACCAACAAGGAGCACCGAGCATGAGTCTGCGCCTGAGGACGATCACCCGCGAGGAGCACCTCGCCTTCATCCGGACCCGCGCCTCGGCCAGCCACATGCAGGTGCCGTCCTGGGGCGACGTCAAGGCGGAGTGGCGCTCCGAGTCGATCGGCTGGATCGACGAGTCGGGCGAGATCGTCGGGGCCGGCCTGGTGCTCTACCGCCAGCTCCCGAAGATCAAGCGCTACCTGGCGTACCTGCCCGAGGGCCCGGTGATCGACTGGTTCGACCGCGACCTGGACCGCTGGCTGGAGCCGATGCTGGCGCACCTCAAGTCGCAGGGCGCCTTCTCCGTGAAGATGGGCCCGCCGGTGGTGATCCGGCGCTGGGACGCGCCGACCATCAAGGAGGCGATCGCCGCCAAGCAGGCCAAGCGGCTGC
Protein-coding regions in this window:
- the rpsF gene encoding 30S ribosomal protein S6; protein product: MRHYELMVILDPSVEERAVSPLIENFLNVVRTGGGNVEKIDTWGRRRLAYEINKQSEGIYSVIDLKATPEVVKELDRQLSLSESVLRTKVLRPDTH